The following nucleotide sequence is from Coffea eugenioides isolate CCC68of chromosome 3, Ceug_1.0, whole genome shotgun sequence.
CAGCATCATCCGTCTCTAATCAGGTAGTTGTATTAGTTAGAACTGCTGTACCCTCTTTGAGACTTTACCGGGTCATACTATGTCCAGTTGGTCAATAATAGAGCCAATTAGTCAAACTGTTGGCCtagtttatgaattttttgaggGGCACAAAAACTGATATTTGGCATCTTTAGCGACTAAGCTTGTTTCCAGTTAGGCCTCATCAGACCTTGAATTTTTGTGGATTTGGTTTAACCAAAATGTGGGCTTGAAGAACATTTTAGtcactttctaaaatttgtcaaaatgaggtctaGCATTATTTGTCAGTATCATCCACAAGTCTTTAATCTAAAAAGGTGCCTTCTTTGCAGGCATTTGATGATCCTTTTGGTGATGGCCCATTTAAGGCTATGGCTTCCAGTGATGATTTACCTGCTCAGCCCCAAAATGTTGCTCCGACTTTTGCTACTACCGCAAACCAAAGTACAGAACAACCTCAGCTTGTTCCGGAGAAGACACAGCCTATTAATAACTTTGGAGGCTCATTTCCTGTTGGTTCCAACATGCAATATTCTCCCCAGGAGTTGTCCACTTCTAATCAGGACATTGACATATTAGCAGATATCCTCCCTCCAACTGGTCCTCAACCTGTTGCAAACCCAGAGACAGCGTATACAACTCCAACTGGACAACCTTCTTTCACGGCAGGTTTTCCTCCTCAAATCAGCCAAACTGCATCACAAGCTGGTTTCCCACCTCAAACTGGTCCAGGTGTGCCACAAACAAATCTCCAAGTTCAACCGGGGCAGGTGGCATCACTGACAAGTTATCCTGCTCTACCTGGCCAACCTTCAATGCAATCAGGTTTTCCCGTTCAGTCTGGTCAACTCGTTCCACAGTCAAATTTTCTTGCTCAGACACCTCAATCTGGTCAACCTGCACTCGTTGCTGGTTTTCAACCTCAGATGGGTGCTTCTCCACAGCAAAATCCTAATTCCTACGGGAATTATAATCCACAACTGGGATCTGCCATTCCAGTTGCCATGCAGATGTCTACACAGCAGAATTCTATGAACTTCCCTTCACAATTGGGTTCTGCTGCCCCCGTGTCCTCACAAGCATCATCTCAATCTCTGCAATTTCAATCAACTACCTCTCTGGTCTCGCAACCTGTGCTTTCAGTGTCAACAGGGTCTGCTGCTGCGGCTCCTCAACCAGCAAAAGATAAGTTTGAGACGAAATCTACCGTTTGGGCTGATACCCTTAGCCGTGGGCTGGTCAATTTGAATATTTCTGGACGTAAGTTCTCATAATGTCTCCTGGTATTTTTGCATGTGACATGGATTAAAACttgtttgaacttgattttttacATCACTACATGTTTTTGGTTGGTTTGCAGCTAAGACAAATCCTTTAGCTGATATTGGAGTTGATTTTGAGGCCATAAATCGCAAGGAAAAGAGGATGGAAAAACCTACAACTGCTCCTGCGGTATCAAATATTACAATGGGCAAAGCAATGGGTTCGGGTTCTGGTATTGGACGTGCTGGTGCAGGTGCACTCAGGGCCCCACCAAACACAATGATGGGTTCAGGTATGGGTATGGGTATGGGTGGTGGGCTAGGCCCTGGTATTGGCATGGGAGGTTATGGATCAGTCAACCAACCAATGGGAGGTGGTATGGGAATGAATATGCCCATGGGAATGAACATGGGTATGGGGCAAGGTGGCCAGATGCAACGGCCAATGGGATTTGCTCCTGGATCTAATGTCCCTGGGGGCTATAATCCCATGATGGGAATGGGTAATTATGGTCAACAACCGTATGGTGGTGGCTACCGGTAAATTTTCATGTACCGCCAATGAGATATAGGGTATATAGTAAAAGAGCATGTTTTGTATAAGATCAGAAGTTCAGCCACGGTACAACTATTGATTCTGGAACTGCATTTGAAGTTCAAAGCTATATTGTTGGCATTCACCTTGTAATTTTTCTGGATAGTGCAGTGTAACATATATGTTTATTCATTCTCAACAGTATCAGTAGATTGTTTCTCAGCTCTGATACTATTTTTTGGATTACAATGGAGTTGCTTAGGTCCAACGGTCGTTTAGATGTTGTGATATGTATACCGAGGACAACCTTCTCAGGTTGTTAAGAACATCTCATTTTGATATAATTTTGTGACTTTCCGATTGAGTTTGTAAACTCGCGAACAATAAAATTCACATTCATCCCAATTCATTTTAATGCACTGTGTTTTCTGATCAAGATCATGGTGTATTTGGTAGGATTTTAGTAATTTCTTCCTCCGACTTAACGTGCTTTTGCCTGTTAGCCCAGCGTATTAATTAGTTGTATATTGGCATGAAATGTACATCACTCAATGATTGTTTCAGTCTGGGAGTTGATATTCACTTGTAGgagaaaaaggaggaaaaggGGTAATAGAATGGAACGTCTGGTACGAGAAAAATGTTATTTGTTGACAACAGCCTTTACCAAGATCGTCATGCGTGGAAAAAGCCAGTCATAGCAGTCAGATGTGTACATATATATAGGATGCATGCATGTTGTTTCACTGGTTCATGTTCCATTGTTCATTTTAAACTTTGGAGTCTGGACTTGGCTAGGTGCAGTTATGTAATTTACAAGAACTAGTATACGTTTGGACAGAgagctttttttaaaaaaaaaaattttcttgaaagcTTTTTTTTAGTCAAAATAAGTACTGCATATTAAGATAAGCAAACACAgaatttttcccctttttttttagtaaAAAATAGCTGAGGTTGAATACTTCGTAGAGAATTATCACTCACTGATACATTTTATGCCCCACATACTGCCCACAACCTTTTATTACAATTTACAAGCACCATACACTAGCCCAAGCTAACTCAAAAGACTTCATGACTAGCTCCCAGTTTATCCTGTACTTTTGAATGCCTCTCCAAAAATTAACTACATATCTAGTCCGGTAATAAGACCAGATAAAGCCATACAGCGTCTGGTAAGGCCAGCCTCAACAGATTACCAGCAAAGGTGCAACAAAATGTAACATCCAATCCAGCTCTTAACAAGACCTCTAAATCAACAAAGATTGGGATTGAAGCTTTTAATCCCTCTTCTACGGCATTTGGGCTTCAACAAAGATTGAGCCCTCAAGCCATCTCCAACACCAGCTCAGCTCATGCTTTTTCAATGTTAAGCCAGAAAAAGGTTGATTTAGGTATTCAGCCAtcagagagagagacagagaatTCATCCAGTACAACACGTCTAAGACCACAAAGATGGAATCTCAATATCCATATTCGCCAACataacaaaaattttgatgtgACCGAACAACAATAAAAGTATTACAGTTATAAACCAAAAAGAAACGGAACCGGGAAACAAAGAGAGCACGAAATATTCATCTACTCAGACATCGTACAAGCCAACATCAACAATTTGCTATCTTTAACCTCAATCTCGCCTACCTGTGAATCAACAAGCATTGAGTGAATCTAAGAACCAGCCATCAATATTTTTATAAGCAACCTCAGAAAAAGAAATTGAGAGGAAAGATCTGAACCTTTTAGGCATGTTAAAAACTAATCACTCATTCAAAAAGATTGCAGTGGGATTTCCAGGGGAGGGTGGATTCTGCCTCAGAAGTGAGGCATGAGGGCCAGCCCTTTGAATGACACCAGGGTCCTCTGCAGACAAAATCTGCACATTATCAAGACCTAACTGCCGCCTAATCAGGTCTGAATTTGTCCTGAGGACCTCAATCTCACCAAAAGGCAGCTTCAGGTCCAATGCTTGAATGCCGACTGCCATAACCTCATCCTTCTTGAACCTCAGAAAGGGCATGCAAAGCTTCTGTATTTGTTTAAAGTTACCTTCCTGCCCAATAGCACTTCTCTGCAATTCAGATATTACCTCCTGATCAGGAGCAAATTTGCAGGTAACACTATCATAATTTCTCTGGAGTATGATTAAACATTCCTTCTTCCATCCATCATACTGCTCATTCACAAATATCAGGCCAGTGTTTGGCTTATTCTGACTGTTTAATATGTTTGCATTGCCTTTCTTTGAACCAGAAACCTGCTTCTGCAACAGCTTCCTCATTGAGACTATTGAGTCTTGCAAATACTTATTTGCCTTTTTGAGGACAAGATCTGGAAAATCAGCTTCAGGCAATCCAGCTTTTATTACAAACCCTTCCTTCTTCAGAATTTCCCTCCAAACATGTTCAGAATAGTGTGGGCAGATCGGAGCAATAAGCCGAGTTTGAACATCCATAAAGCGCCATAATAGACTGCGGTTCATACCTTCAACACCACAGGAGAGCCGGTATTCATCTCTGGCAGCCTGAAGATCATAGAAGCCTGTTTTTAAAGCTTCGCGGAACATGTAATCACCATAATTCTTCTCTGTCATCTTCACAGCAATATTTATTTCATTATCAAATACTTTATCTGCGTATGTAGAAGGTGGACCGCTTCTCAAAGAATCTTCTGCAGCAAGAACCTCTTGCATCCATGATAACTCCTTTGTGAGACGTAAGATTGCAGCATTAGCTGTGTCAAAGACAAAGTTGGCGTCATCCATGCCATCACCAGCATCAGCAAGTGAAAATCTTGTAGCATCAGCTGAAAACTCTTCAATAGCTTGGCGGAGTGTCCTAAAGTTTCCAGTGGACTTGGACATCTTTTCAGAATTCAGCATTATGTGTCCATTGCATCTAAAACCACGAGGCCAAAGATTTGTGGGAAAGATTGCAGTATGATTATAGATGCAAAAAGTAAGATGATTCTGAATGAGATCCTTTCCAGAAACCCTTAGATCAAATGGATACCAATACTCAAACTCTTGCTTCATCTGATTAAGAAGAGAAGAAGATATATCTGAAGACTTAGGATACGGACCACCACAAAATACGAAATCCCACACCTCATCAGTCAGCTGCTCTGGCTTTAATGAGGAAGTATCATTACCATACATATCCCCTTTCTGCAACAGATGACATACAGTATAGTATGCCATATATATAGTGGAATCTGACAAAGACTCCACGAGAAAGTCCTCATCCCAAGGAATACGAGTCCCAAGTCCAAAATTACGTGAACAAGCCCACTGATTCAGCCAGCTCAAAGTATGCTCAAAACCATGCCGTGTCTCATCCGAGTAAAGATTCATGTTCGCCAAGCACTCCTCTGCTAATTTCTTCCATTCTTGTTCTCCATAAATGATGTACCACTGATCAGTCAAAGCAACAACACACTCATCCCCTGACCTTGACATGACCTTCTTTTCCGGCTCGCTGTAGCTCACTGCTTCATTACTCTCAAGAAGCTTGCTCCTGATCAAACTCTTTGCTTCTTGGACCTTCATTCCTGCATAATTGCCGACAATCATAGTACCCTCATAGAAACCACCCTTGTAGattattttcttggcctcatcaagcttttctctctcattctgactttttatttttttctctatACAAATTCTCTCAGCAGATTTATCTCCAAAGTCTGGATGGTTGATTATAGGTATTATCTCAAAAGGTAAAACCCACTCGTCCTTTACCCCAAACTTAGCTCTAAAAGCTGGCTTTGACTTCAAGTCCTGGAGTGCCATGTAATCATCGGGTGAATCACTAGGCACGCTGGTAACAATCCCAGTACCTTTTTCAGTGAGAACTGAGAGCATTGGCAAAGCGTATATCATGTCATTGAAAGCCAATGGAGACCTCAGTGGTAGCCCAATGATATCTTGTCCCGTCAATTCAACTAAACAGGTTGGCTGCTCTGCGATACGTGACAATCTCTGATATGCCAAATTAAGTGCTGCCCTCCTGGTTAAGATGAAAACCTCAGTGTCACTTATTTCAAATGCACCATATTTCCCCTCTGGCAGAACCCAGGCATTTGTTTGTCCATACATGGTTTCTGGCCTCAAAGTAGCAGCAGCAAGGTAAACTTTCTTACCTTCCAAGACACTCATCTTTGCAGGAAAAGGTGGGACAACCTCCATCTTGATCAGGGTGTACTCCTGTGGAAGAACACCTTCACCTGATGCACGATCATGATCGGCACATGGCTGACCATCTAGGGGAGAGTAAATGGTATATCTTAAATCTTTTACAATTTTCTCCATTGCTTTTAATTTCCTAAACTGCCAGCGCACAAACGAATCAAAATATGCATTCATATCAGTAGTTATAAATGTTCTCCTCCAATCGCATCCCAAGCCGAATGACTTCAAATCCTCAACAGCAAGGGGTGGGAAAAATGTCAACCAGTGATAAGGGTTCGTGAACTTTGCGATTTCTTCATCAGTCAGACCATAGCTCTGCATTATCTCCCACTGAAACTTGGCCCCACCAGATTTAGCAACAGCCTTTGACTTCTTCCCCTTAAATTTACCACCAGGTGCAGTCTGATTCCCTTCATTTTCAGCTTCAGGTTTCACTTCTGGCTCAGCAGTCTCCTCTTTTACAACAGGAAATATTGGTGGGTTCCCAAACCCATCAATTTCCCTTAAAAGTTTATCTGCTGATGCCTTGATGGGCATGCCAGTACAATGAAAAGCAAATGGCAACAAGACATTTGCACCCCTCAACCTATGATAAGCAGCAGCAAATTCAAGCTTCGAGAGGGAAAAAGCATGACCAAGGTGCAAATATCCATTCATGTATGGGAAAGGAAAGTTCCCGAAAAACTTTTCCCCAGGTTTCGGCACAGATTCTTTGGGATCAGCCCTGAACACATCACCTTCAGCCCACCACTTCTGGACCTCAGATTCAATCCCCAAGAGCTTGTCTCGGCGAGCAAAGCTTTTCCCACTTTCCTCAGCCATTATATTACTAGCAACGCTACAGAAACTGCACATAACAAATAGgacacattaaaaaaaaattcccacaTCTGCAAAGGTACATACTTCATCTGGaattacttcacaaaattgtaaatcctcaaaaaaaaaaggacccaAATTCAGCAAAACTTGGAAGCCTAGCTCCTCTAgataaaacataaaaaaaaaaacaagtaaatGAGAGGGCTTGATATTTCCTTTCACAATTAATTAATGAAAGCAATATCAAATCCATATTAACCATCAAAAGAAAGCCCAAAAAGTATATGCATCAGCGgttaaaaaataacaatacaaAGATAACCAAAACTAATAAGAAAAGACAACATCTTCGAGAGCATAGATAACACGTCTAGACCTAGACTAAGCAAGAAATTTATCAGTTATTTACAAGTACAGCTTCAGTTACAGAAAATTTCTTATTCGGGAAAACTATTTAAAGCAAGCGAGATTTGAATGGTACCTTAGTTTCTTGAAACTTAATCCGGAAAGATTGTATCTTGTTGAAAGCTTGCCCTGCTGCAAAGAGTGTCTCAAGGTGTGAGTCGCCACTATCGTCGGCGTGGAGGAAGAGAGTGCGGTGAGGAAGGAAAAGGTGAACGAAAGAAATATGGAGGGATTTAGGTTTGTGGAAGTCAAAGAGAAATTAGCAAGTCAAACTGTGAAGGATTCCaaaatttgtttttttaaaaaaataataataataaagggAATATGAAAATAAAAACCCGGTTCTGTCTTCTCTTGGTTGGCACGGCCACGGACCACGGTTCCGAATCACCTGTTGGCCGTTACATGTTTGGAAGCCGCTAATTCTGACCCTAGTGAGAGTTGGCGACGGTTTTAGCGACGATTATGAAACCTAGGAATTTTAGTTTTGGATCCTTATTAAAGTTATGGTTTTAACtttaaatgttaaattagtgtGTGATAATGAATTTAAAGTAaagagtgacaaaagaaaatattgattaTAGAAGAAAAATAAGACTTTCAATTTAGTGTTAGTGATAGAATGATAGCTAAAGTTATGCTATCATCTatccttttattattattactagtGATCAATGCACACCCAATGTGTGTACAATAAAAAATACATAATATTTatgattatatattttaaataaaatttttattactgaAGCAAACTTATTAGATCttctaaatattttttataaaataattttatattggCAGTTATAATGTTTAGGAGTAGTTATGTTGAAAACACATACTTGAAAATagttaaaagtaaaaatagTCACGGATAGTTATAGGCAGTTAAAGTAAAGTAAAAGTAGTTTTTATAAgggtaaaaaagaaaattcatgaAATGACGATAAATGTTAATTCAATGTTAATCGCAAATTCCTTCCTCTGGTTTTATATATAGCATAGATGCTAAAATGGTAGTTATGGATCATTTAAATTATTAATGATACtttctattttatttaataaCGGTTTGAACTGGAATAGGAATTGACCATTTCGCTTTTGGTCTCCAAAGGTGGAATCAGAATCGGAGCCTTTTATTTAGTTCTGATTTCTGTCTGCTTAAAATTGTTTGGTTTCGAAGCCTTTATATAATggctttaaaatttttcaagatttttaagtttacaccaaatttgcaccccttgaattttacaaaattatctCTTTTAGTTGTATTGATCCcctaaatttaagaaaatttcttgcTTTATATAGATTACCCTTTGAAGTTGTTTGTATATATTCTCCCCTTAATCTACATTTATCCCCTAAAAAAGgatattttattgcttatttcTAACAAAAATTTTGGACATATTCCAAATTAAACGTTAACAACACTCTAACGAGAGAAAAGAATTTagctttttaaatcaaaatacataatatattttttatataaatctAAGAGCATGATTTACGTTGAAATTGACTATTCCACCCTCTCACTATAGGATCCTAACTCCGCCATTGATCGTTGTTCATTCAAGTATTATGTGTGTTTTTTTCTCCTCTTTGACATTAAAAATCAAAGAGCAGCATTGGTTTATGAATCCACAAATGCTTGAATAATTGTCTATCTATCTTTCACCCTGTCAAGAAATGCCTCTTCAACCACTATGGTGTTTGCCTCTCAATGTGGAAACCTCAGAACCCATATGAAGTTGACATCGCTCAGCTCTAACCCAAAAGCAATCTCTTTCATCTCTTCCATTGTTGAAGAATATTGGCTTCCAAATGCAAGAAACACTGTTGAGGGCTCTGCTTGTGCCCCAAGCCATTTCATGACCCCAACATCAGTATCCTTGCCTTCTGTACCAGGATCTCTAATGAGTGGGCTGACAGGGAAGAACTTCCAATTGAGATCGTTCACAATATATCGTTGACAAACGTAATCCATGTACTTTTCCTTGATTTCTTTTGAAGTTTTGGACGGCACAGGGCAATAATCAGGGATAGCAACAGGTCTGAAATCATATTGTCATTTATCGTATTTTTAATCCATTTACCATTTCAATATGCCCCTGATGTTTAGCCTGGCGAACTTGAGTTAGTTGGATGGCAGAAAAAGGATATTCTGCATCTAACTTCATGCATGCATGACATACGAATGCTGAATAATACTACCAGAACATTGGAGAAATTCctaattttatgatgaaatttcaaatttttctaaaaatgggGTGTTTTGAGTGTAGCATTCCATCAAGTGATGCAAATGCGAGCTCATTGAGTTCGCATTTCGTAAATACGATTTATCATTGAATTTCTAACTtgcaaaaacacaaaaaaaaaaaaaaaaaatttgcttcgGACCTCGCATTTGTTGAATGCGCAGTCATCTTACCTCGCATTTGTCAAATGCGAGGTATATGCAAGGTTTGAAACCTTTTAGTTTTTTAATATTGATAAATTCATGttcatgcattttttattttttattttatatacattCAACAAAccgtttttgtttttcttttgagtGTAggttttgctttttattttgtaaatttatgGAGAATGAATTTTTAGGTTATTATCCAGTGATCATGAATTTCACATTAACTGAACACTAATATTACCTGATCCCATAATCGGATTTGTGCCTATTGTAAATCCTTTTTAAATTCAACCACTTCCCATACTATCTAATTATGCCTGTTGCTAAGTAAGTTATTGAATTAGTTAATTATCATATTAGCATCTGGTATAAAAATAACATTTTTCTTTGACAAAGACGTACAATATTATCTAGTCAACAATAGTTAATGCATAGTTGACGTAGAATTAGTTGTCCTAAGGCTTACTTCAAATATCTTAAAAATCTAATTCTAACTACGAAATATTAATTGGGTTGGTATTGAGTATTGGTTAGATTAGTGATATTAGGGATCTTACGAGTCAATAgattatatataataattaagCACTATTAGTGCTAAAAAGATTAGATATATTGTCGATTTGTGGTAGCAGGCAGACAGTTAGGTAGAAGAACATCATAGATCGCCAAATTAGGCTTGAGAGTCTTTACCATTTTGTGTACTGGAAATTTTATAATGACAACAGCCTTTAAAGTAGTGAAAATGAGATCTAGTGGCAACTCAGAATTATTGGTAAAACGAAAATCTGCAGGCAAGTCTAGCTGATCAAGTAGCGCAGGTTCAACTCAACACAATGAGAGTACTTGGGCATGATTTGCTTGGATATGGAACTAACTCAAAGTGAAAGTTGTACAATAAAAGTAAATGTAGAATCCTCTTTCTGTAAGTTTCTTAATTAGCTAGCTCTAGGAATGGAGATgtgtgtagggctgcaaacaaatcgagccgctcgcgagcggctcgattcttAATTAGCTAGCTCTAGGAATGGAGATgtgtgtagggctgcaaacgaatcgagcctgGAGATgtgtgtagggctgcaaacgaatcgagccgctcgcgagcggctcgattcaagctcgagtcgagctc
It contains:
- the LOC113764768 gene encoding clathrin interactor EPSIN 2-like isoform X4; amino-acid sequence: MKKAFDQTVRDIKREVNKKVLKVPSIEQKVLDATSNEPWGPHGTLLADIAQASRNYHEYQMIMSVIWKRINDTGKNWRHVYKALTVLEYLVAHGSERVIDEIREHAYQIQTLSDFQYIDSSGKDQGSNVRKKSQSLVVLVNDKDRIQEARQKAAANREKYRNTSAGGMYRPGSYSSAGGYGERYDDDRYDGRYGNRDEERNGYGREREWGSRDDDRYGRYGDPYGRDGDRYSRDDDRSSRDGYRDDDYRGRSRSVDDYQYGSRSRSSDRDRDRAYEEDGQYSSSRGNGARPDDQSQDGSYGGRHLERKYSEQNLSAPPSYEEAVSVGRSPTHSDRDGEIPSAAAPKSSSPPASVMPNQPANNLPPQPAPASPPPPPSVTDQKQDDGFDEFDPRGSFSAAPTTSNVTVPTGGGGAELDLLGSLSDSFSANSLALVPTTAFAATTEDMHVNPGSGPTFVAPTSASSVSNQVAFDDPFGDGPFKAMASSDDLPAQPQNVAPTFATTANQSTEQPQLVPEKTQPINNFGGSFPVGSNMQYSPQELSTSNQDIDILADILPPTGPQPVANPETAYTTPTGQPSFTAGFPPQISQTASQAGFPPQTGPGVPQTNLQVQPGQVASLTSYPALPGQPSMQSGFPVQSGQLVPQSNFLAQTPQSGQPALVAGFQPQMGASPQQNPNSYGNYNPQLGSAIPVAMQMSTQQNSMNFPSQLGSAAPVSSQASSQSLQFQSTTSLVSQPVLSVSTGSAAAAPQPAKDKFETKSTVWADTLSRGLVNLNISGPKTNPLADIGVDFEAINRKEKRMEKPTTAPAVSNITMGKAMGSGSGIGRAGAGALRAPPNTMMGSGMGMGMGGGLGPGIGMGGYGSVNQPMGGGMGMNMPMGMNMGMGQGGQMQRPMGFAPGSNVPGGYNPMMGMGNYGQQPYGGGYR
- the LOC113764768 gene encoding clathrin interactor EPSIN 2-like isoform X1, which codes for MKKAFDQTVRDIKREVNKKVLKVPSIEQKVLDATSNEPWGPHGTLLADIAQASRNYHEYQMIMSVIWKRINDTGKNWRHVYKALTVLEYLVAHGSERVIDEIREHAYQIQTLSDFQYIDSSGKDQGSNVRKKSQSLVVLVNDKDRIQEARQKAAANREKYRNTSAGGMYRPGSYSSAGGYGERYDDDRYDGRYGNRDEERNGYGREREWGSRDDDRYGRYGDPYGRDGDRYSRDDDRSSRDGYRDDDYRGRSRSVDDYQYGSRSRSSDRDRDRAYEEDGQYSSSRGNGARPDDQSQDGSYGGRHLERKYSEQNLSAPPSYEEAVSVGRSPTHSDRDGEIPSAAAPKSSSPPASVMPNQPANNLPPQPAPASPPPPPSVTDQKQDDGFDEFDPRGSFSAAAPTTSNVTVPTGGGGAELDLLGSLSDSFSANSLALVPTTAFAATTEDMHVNPGSGPTFVAPTSASSVSNQVAFDDPFGDGPFKAMASSDDLPAQPQNVAPTFATTANQSTEQPQLVPEKTQPINNFGGSFPVGSNMQYSPQELSTSNQDIDILADILPPTGPQPVANPETAYTTPTGQPSFTAGFPPQISQTASQAGFPPQTGPGVPQTNLQVQPGQVASLTSYPALPGQPSMQSGFPVQSGQLVPQSNFLAQTPQSGQPALVAGFQPQMGASPQQNPNSYGNYNPQLGSAIPVAMQMSTQQNSMNFPSQLGSAAPVSSQASSQSLQFQSTTSLVSQPVLSVSTGSAAAAPQPAKDKFETKSTVWADTLSRGLVNLNISGPKTNPLADIGVDFEAINRKEKRMEKPTTAPAVSNITMGKAMGSGSGIGRAGAGALRAPPNTMMGSGMGMGMGGGLGPGIGMGGYGSVNQPMGGGMGMNMPMGMNMGMGQGGQMQRPMGFAPGSNVPGGYNPMMGMGNYGQQPYGGGYR
- the LOC113764768 gene encoding clathrin interactor EPSIN 2-like isoform X3, coding for MKKAFDQTVRDIKREVNKKVLKVPSIEQKVLDATSNEPWGPHGTLLADIAQASRNYHEYQMIMSVIWKRINDTGKNWRHVYKALTVLEYLVAHGSERVIDEIREHAYQIQTLSDFQYIDSSGKDQGSNVRKKSQSLVVLVNDKDRIQEARQKAAANREKYRNTSAGGMYRPGSYSSAGGYGERYDDDRYDGRYGNRDEERNGYGREREWGSRDDDRYGRYGDPYGRDGDRYSRDDDRSSRDGYRDDDYRGRSRSVDDYQYGSRSRSSDRDRDRAYEEDGQYSSSRGNGARPDDQSQDGSYGGRHLERKYSEQNLSAPPSYEEAVSVGRSPTHSDRDGEIPSAAAPKSSSPPASVMPNQPANNLPPQPAPASPPPPPSVTDQKQDDGFDEFDPRGSFSAAAPTTSNVTVPTGGGGAELDLLGSLSDSFSANSLALVPTTAFAATTEDMHVNPGSGPTFVAPTSASSVSNQAFDDPFGDGPFKAMASSDDLPAQPQNVAPTFATTANQSTEQPQLVPEKTQPINNFGGSFPVGSNMQYSPQELSTSNQDIDILADILPPTGPQPVANPETAYTTPTGQPSFTAGFPPQISQTASQAGFPPQTGPGVPQTNLQVQPGQVASLTSYPALPGQPSMQSGFPVQSGQLVPQSNFLAQTPQSGQPALVAGFQPQMGASPQQNPNSYGNYNPQLGSAIPVAMQMSTQQNSMNFPSQLGSAAPVSSQASSQSLQFQSTTSLVSQPVLSVSTGSAAAAPQPAKDKFETKSTVWADTLSRGLVNLNISGPKTNPLADIGVDFEAINRKEKRMEKPTTAPAVSNITMGKAMGSGSGIGRAGAGALRAPPNTMMGSGMGMGMGGGLGPGIGMGGYGSVNQPMGGGMGMNMPMGMNMGMGQGGQMQRPMGFAPGSNVPGGYNPMMGMGNYGQQPYGGGYR
- the LOC113764768 gene encoding clathrin interactor EPSIN 2-like isoform X2, with translation MKKAFDQTVRDIKREVNKKVLKVPSIEQKVLDATSNEPWGPHGTLLADIAQASRNYHEYQMIMSVIWKRINDTGKNWRHVYKALTVLEYLVAHGSERVIDEIREHAYQIQTLSDFQYIDSSGKDQGSNVRKKSQSLVVLVNDKDRIQEARQKAAANREKYRNTSAGGMYRPGSYSSAGGYGERYDDDRYDGRYGNRDEERNGYGREREWGSRDDDRYGRYGDPYGRDGDRYSRDDDRSSRDGYRDDDYRGRSRSVDDYQYGSRSRSSDRDRDRAYEEDGQYSSRGNGARPDDQSQDGSYGGRHLERKYSEQNLSAPPSYEEAVSVGRSPTHSDRDGEIPSAAAPKSSSPPASVMPNQPANNLPPQPAPASPPPPPSVTDQKQDDGFDEFDPRGSFSAAAPTTSNVTVPTGGGGAELDLLGSLSDSFSANSLALVPTTAFAATTEDMHVNPGSGPTFVAPTSASSVSNQVAFDDPFGDGPFKAMASSDDLPAQPQNVAPTFATTANQSTEQPQLVPEKTQPINNFGGSFPVGSNMQYSPQELSTSNQDIDILADILPPTGPQPVANPETAYTTPTGQPSFTAGFPPQISQTASQAGFPPQTGPGVPQTNLQVQPGQVASLTSYPALPGQPSMQSGFPVQSGQLVPQSNFLAQTPQSGQPALVAGFQPQMGASPQQNPNSYGNYNPQLGSAIPVAMQMSTQQNSMNFPSQLGSAAPVSSQASSQSLQFQSTTSLVSQPVLSVSTGSAAAAPQPAKDKFETKSTVWADTLSRGLVNLNISGPKTNPLADIGVDFEAINRKEKRMEKPTTAPAVSNITMGKAMGSGSGIGRAGAGALRAPPNTMMGSGMGMGMGGGLGPGIGMGGYGSVNQPMGGGMGMNMPMGMNMGMGQGGQMQRPMGFAPGSNVPGGYNPMMGMGNYGQQPYGGGYR